The Thalassoroseus pseudoceratinae genome has a segment encoding these proteins:
- the mutY gene encoding A/G-specific adenine glycosylase: MARFRRLKNYDITVDKQKAYTHNRLQILIHNHSNRLVGAIIDIGNSPRNSKGKNKTTVSNPQNEGLRFIDDSASNSVPDLFDSPRKTALRRNLKSWYRKKRRELPWRDTSEPYRIWISEIMLQQTTVAAVIPYYHRFFERLPDLVDLATADEDAVLQLWEGLGYYSRARNLHKAAKLLIDEFDGEFPRDVATLQKLPGIGRYTAGAIASFAFGVRAPIVEANTLRLYSRLLAYRDDPKSTAGQRLLWQFAEDILPKTDVGDFNHALMDLGATVCRPSEPDCPECPLVRVCRTAELGLQAEIPLAKQKPQITDLTEVCFAIRHGDEYLLRRRQAGEWWTGLWDFPRLSLTAEEVATLGIGSGQRNPKRSKSKMLPGLELIPSAVNDRLKQEVSTLTGVEIHTGELLEVLKHGVTRYRIRLLCFKADYAQGTIRSDAELEWVHPDAFSEFALTKTARQLANRLTPDRTETQ; the protein is encoded by the coding sequence ATGGCTAGATTTCGTCGGCTGAAGAATTATGACATAACCGTTGACAAACAAAAGGCTTACACCCACAATCGCCTGCAAATTCTAATCCATAATCATTCGAACCGCCTTGTCGGTGCCATTATAGATATCGGAAATTCACCGCGAAACAGCAAGGGCAAAAACAAAACGACAGTCTCCAACCCTCAGAACGAAGGACTCCGCTTCATCGACGATTCAGCCTCGAATTCGGTTCCCGATCTCTTCGATTCTCCTCGAAAAACCGCCCTTCGGCGAAACCTTAAAAGTTGGTACCGGAAAAAACGGCGGGAGTTGCCCTGGCGAGACACGTCGGAACCGTACCGCATTTGGATCAGCGAAATCATGCTGCAACAGACAACCGTTGCAGCGGTGATCCCATATTACCATCGTTTTTTTGAACGACTGCCGGACTTGGTCGATCTGGCGACGGCCGACGAAGACGCGGTTTTGCAGCTTTGGGAGGGTTTGGGTTATTACAGTCGAGCACGGAACCTGCACAAGGCTGCGAAGCTGTTGATCGATGAGTTCGATGGCGAGTTTCCACGCGATGTGGCGACCTTACAGAAGCTCCCCGGAATCGGACGCTACACCGCCGGAGCGATTGCCTCGTTCGCATTTGGAGTCCGAGCCCCGATTGTCGAAGCCAACACACTTCGTTTGTACAGTCGCCTGCTCGCGTATCGGGATGATCCAAAATCAACCGCCGGACAACGCCTATTGTGGCAATTCGCTGAGGATATTCTGCCAAAAACCGACGTGGGGGACTTCAATCATGCGTTGATGGACCTGGGAGCGACCGTCTGCCGACCAAGTGAGCCGGATTGCCCCGAGTGTCCACTCGTTCGTGTCTGCAGGACCGCGGAACTTGGCTTGCAAGCGGAGATACCGCTCGCCAAGCAGAAACCGCAAATCACGGATCTCACCGAAGTCTGCTTTGCAATTCGACATGGTGATGAATACCTGCTTCGTCGCCGCCAAGCTGGAGAGTGGTGGACCGGGCTGTGGGATTTCCCCCGGCTTTCCCTTACGGCGGAAGAAGTTGCAACGTTAGGAATCGGTTCTGGCCAACGAAATCCAAAGCGTTCAAAGTCGAAGATGTTACCAGGATTGGAACTGATTCCATCCGCAGTCAACGACCGACTGAAACAGGAAGTGAGTACGTTGACGGGCGTCGAAATCCACACGGGCGAACTTTTGGAAGTCCTAAAGCATGGTGTGACCCGTTACCGAATTCGTCTGCTCTGTTTCAAAGCTGATTATGCACAGGGAACGATTCGCTCCGACGCCGAGTTAGAGTGGGTCCATCCCGATGCGTTTTCGGAATTCGCCCTCACCAAGACGGCCCGGCAGTTGGCGAACCGGCTTACGCCCGATCGAACGGAAACGCAATGA
- the hisD gene encoding histidinol dehydrogenase has protein sequence MSERPNIPVIRTNEDSADELLAELREKLSPRGDVVSPAGRQRTQELFGEPLTPQQVVERICQDVNTDGLTAVVDYTQKLDQVDLRPETICVSPAELADAHANADTEYLETIRRVRDNIREFQSGMLNRDFELKRTAGQGAVQLRQRYRPLRRVGICVPGGAAAYPSTLLMTAVPAQTAGVKEIAVVAPPTAFGSYNGHLLAACHELGITEVYRIGGAQAVAAMAYGVEGIERVDKIVGPGNLFVALAKRHVFGEVDIDSIAGPSEVVVIADETARPEFVASDLISQAEHSPGSGVLITWHEPLIEAVQDHLATQLARLERGDLARQGLEDFGALILAKDAAETARLTDEIAPEHLHISMDEPEPMLDQIQNAGAIFLGHFTPVAFGDYVAGPSHVLPTGGTARFAHGLCANDFLKQSSVIHYDQAACEHGASDVERLAAVEGLTAHSASVSIRLK, from the coding sequence ATGAGCGAACGTCCCAACATCCCCGTCATCCGCACGAACGAAGACAGTGCGGACGAATTGCTCGCCGAGTTGCGGGAGAAACTCAGTCCGCGTGGTGATGTCGTTTCGCCCGCCGGTCGCCAGCGAACGCAGGAGTTGTTCGGTGAACCACTCACACCGCAACAGGTGGTCGAACGGATCTGTCAGGACGTCAATACTGACGGCCTGACCGCCGTGGTGGACTATACTCAAAAACTCGATCAGGTCGACCTCCGACCGGAAACAATTTGCGTTTCACCCGCCGAATTAGCCGATGCCCACGCAAATGCCGACACGGAGTATCTGGAAACGATCCGCCGAGTTCGCGACAACATTCGCGAGTTCCAATCCGGAATGCTCAATCGCGATTTTGAATTGAAACGCACGGCGGGGCAGGGTGCAGTTCAGTTACGACAACGTTATCGGCCGCTACGACGGGTCGGCATCTGTGTGCCCGGGGGAGCGGCGGCGTATCCGTCGACGCTGTTGATGACGGCCGTTCCCGCTCAAACGGCTGGCGTAAAGGAGATCGCGGTCGTGGCTCCGCCGACCGCGTTCGGAAGTTACAACGGTCATTTGCTGGCCGCCTGTCATGAATTGGGAATCACCGAGGTCTACCGGATCGGTGGGGCACAGGCCGTCGCGGCGATGGCTTACGGTGTCGAGGGGATTGAACGAGTCGACAAAATTGTGGGGCCAGGAAATTTGTTCGTCGCACTCGCGAAACGACACGTCTTCGGCGAAGTCGACATCGACAGCATCGCGGGTCCGAGTGAAGTGGTGGTCATCGCCGATGAAACCGCCCGACCGGAATTTGTCGCTTCCGATCTCATTTCCCAGGCCGAGCACAGTCCGGGTTCGGGCGTGTTGATCACATGGCATGAACCACTGATCGAAGCGGTGCAGGATCACTTGGCAACGCAATTGGCCCGATTGGAACGTGGTGACTTGGCACGGCAGGGCTTGGAAGATTTTGGAGCATTGATTCTCGCGAAAGACGCCGCCGAAACGGCTCGGTTGACCGACGAAATCGCACCGGAGCACTTGCATATTTCCATGGATGAACCGGAGCCGATGTTGGATCAAATCCAAAACGCCGGGGCGATTTTCCTCGGGCATTTCACACCGGTCGCTTTTGGCGATTACGTGGCTGGTCCGTCACACGTGCTACCGACCGGCGGCACCGCCCGCTTCGCACACGGTTTGTGTGCCAACGATTTTCTCAAGCAGTCGTCGGTCATCCACTACGATCAAGCGGCGTGTGAGCACGGTGCGAGTGATGTAGAGCGTTTGGCCGCAGTCGAGGGTTTAACCGCCCACAGTGCCAGTGTCTCAATCCGTTTGAAATAG
- a CDS encoding prenyltransferase/squalene oxidase repeat-containing protein, whose amino-acid sequence MPLNAEGLDLVDWLSLSMGVERAAVTQGLWIGLAMSVLYLLALLTTRWGERHALIKALVFSTMLHVFSTLSWVAVAPSIASSRDDEPAEPQENETLELTILSEEAYDAPQVGSDAFWNDLPTPADSELSRVDHSASDPFAIDQPDREQVEVESTQTAPDLDTLPDSQADRPDAERSEAEMHASVAPTNLAQPDQLPLGPQPNPPTPSIPRAVPNRTPAQLENARIASQNNSVDSPTVSDLNVLPEELQTDPETARPPSESMAKLTSPADTTLTPLAPIESANSPNQRPVVSRAIPEDRRGIETSLPDRTGTARPQETPLVTDAGAIPAMPADVPKAFRDDLERAVAKATAAIPLTNPEQITIPNAVRPIPQPTRSTPDREMEVGTKVTPQPRREVVSSQPRNFDPQAQITRQKTVDDPREFLKKPDRAVAKLDTPGVSTEVPLAPLQPRGADTKPETVRTPLRTRPERMTKLDEPIQRYRRSDTPKLPTPTAPSRAPTLPTSPKPDMPKLARGGDFDPIRRAGLPPLYQFRNAEAREKAVLSYGGTAESEQAVERGLEWLAANQSEAGAWIASDFGGGNVVIGASGLDTRGAPIKDGIPGSRAESGVTALAILAFLGANYTHERGQYQEEVASALRWLIENQQEDGFLGADATHYARMYSHAMATYAMAEAYGMRKSPSQPSPLRLPLQKAVDYILNQQNDRDGGWRYQKGQTSDMSIFGWNLMALKSAELAGIEVPSRSKDLMIKFLNDRSLGENKGLAAYHVQIAGQEAPTPTMTAEALFCKQMLGMLRDNPASEEAVEYLTKHRPARTEYDVYYWYYGTLAMFQYGGVPFQKWYSPLRDMLVVDQREDDEFLGSWDPRGRWGGYGGRVYSTSMSILCLEGTYRFMPLYKSRPEPVPLPLPSE is encoded by the coding sequence ATGCCGTTGAATGCCGAGGGACTCGACCTCGTCGACTGGCTGTCGCTCTCGATGGGAGTCGAACGGGCCGCGGTCACGCAGGGGTTGTGGATCGGCTTGGCAATGTCGGTTCTGTACCTGCTGGCGTTGTTGACGACACGCTGGGGAGAGCGTCATGCGTTGATCAAAGCCCTGGTTTTTTCGACGATGCTGCACGTTTTTTCGACTCTCAGTTGGGTTGCGGTAGCACCCTCGATTGCGAGCAGTCGAGACGATGAACCCGCCGAACCGCAGGAAAACGAAACGCTCGAACTGACGATCCTGTCTGAAGAAGCCTACGATGCCCCGCAAGTCGGCTCCGATGCGTTTTGGAATGATCTGCCGACACCGGCCGACAGTGAATTGAGTCGTGTCGATCATTCGGCGTCGGATCCGTTCGCGATCGATCAACCGGATCGTGAGCAAGTGGAGGTCGAATCCACGCAGACCGCTCCCGACTTGGACACCCTTCCCGATTCGCAAGCCGATCGACCCGACGCGGAACGGTCGGAAGCAGAGATGCATGCCAGCGTCGCACCTACGAATTTGGCCCAGCCAGACCAACTTCCGCTCGGTCCGCAGCCGAATCCACCGACTCCGTCGATTCCCCGAGCCGTGCCCAACCGGACACCGGCTCAACTGGAGAACGCCCGCATTGCGAGTCAGAACAACAGTGTCGATTCACCGACTGTTTCCGACTTGAATGTTCTCCCCGAGGAGTTGCAGACCGATCCGGAGACAGCGCGGCCTCCGAGCGAATCGATGGCGAAATTAACCAGCCCGGCCGACACGACGTTGACGCCACTCGCTCCAATCGAATCTGCGAATTCGCCGAACCAACGGCCGGTGGTGAGTCGAGCGATTCCAGAAGACCGCCGCGGAATTGAGACATCACTGCCGGATCGGACGGGAACGGCGCGACCACAGGAAACGCCACTCGTCACTGATGCCGGGGCAATCCCCGCAATGCCGGCGGATGTGCCAAAGGCGTTTCGAGATGATTTGGAACGTGCCGTCGCGAAAGCCACGGCCGCGATTCCGTTGACCAATCCCGAGCAAATTACGATTCCAAATGCGGTCCGTCCGATCCCGCAGCCGACACGGTCGACACCAGATCGAGAGATGGAAGTCGGTACGAAAGTCACGCCTCAACCCCGTCGCGAAGTTGTGTCGTCACAGCCGCGAAATTTCGATCCCCAGGCTCAGATTACCCGACAAAAAACAGTGGACGATCCACGAGAGTTTCTCAAGAAACCCGATCGGGCCGTGGCGAAACTCGACACGCCTGGCGTCTCGACAGAAGTTCCGTTGGCTCCGTTGCAACCGCGTGGTGCGGACACCAAGCCAGAAACGGTCCGAACACCGCTGAGAACTCGTCCCGAGCGAATGACGAAATTGGATGAGCCCATCCAACGCTACCGACGTAGCGACACCCCGAAGCTTCCCACGCCGACTGCCCCAAGTCGGGCACCGACGCTGCCAACATCGCCGAAACCGGACATGCCAAAACTGGCACGCGGTGGCGATTTCGATCCGATTCGTCGCGCGGGTTTGCCGCCTTTGTACCAGTTCCGAAATGCTGAGGCACGGGAAAAAGCTGTGCTGAGTTATGGTGGAACGGCCGAATCCGAACAAGCGGTGGAACGCGGGTTGGAGTGGTTGGCTGCAAATCAATCCGAAGCAGGTGCGTGGATTGCCAGCGATTTTGGCGGCGGAAATGTCGTCATTGGTGCCAGCGGGTTGGACACTCGTGGCGCACCGATCAAGGATGGCATTCCCGGCTCGCGGGCGGAATCCGGCGTGACAGCGTTGGCAATTCTGGCGTTCCTCGGTGCGAACTACACGCACGAGCGTGGACAGTACCAAGAAGAAGTCGCGTCGGCTTTGCGTTGGCTGATTGAGAATCAGCAAGAGGATGGATTTCTCGGTGCCGACGCCACCCATTACGCTCGAATGTATAGCCATGCAATGGCGACCTACGCGATGGCAGAAGCGTACGGGATGCGAAAATCACCGTCGCAACCGAGTCCGCTTCGTTTGCCGCTCCAAAAGGCCGTTGACTACATCTTGAATCAACAAAACGATCGGGATGGCGGTTGGCGGTATCAGAAGGGGCAAACGAGTGACATGAGCATCTTCGGTTGGAACTTGATGGCTCTCAAGAGTGCGGAACTTGCTGGGATTGAAGTGCCGTCGCGGTCCAAGGATTTGATGATCAAATTTCTCAATGATCGCAGCTTAGGGGAAAACAAAGGGTTGGCGGCGTATCACGTTCAGATTGCCGGTCAGGAAGCCCCGACGCCAACGATGACCGCCGAAGCACTGTTCTGCAAACAAATGCTGGGCATGTTGCGGGACAATCCCGCTAGCGAGGAAGCTGTCGAGTACCTGACGAAGCATCGACCAGCCCGCACAGAATACGACGTGTACTACTGGTATTACGGCACACTGGCGATGTTTCAATATGGCGGCGTGCCGTTTCAAAAGTGGTACAGCCCCCTGCGGGATATGTTGGTTGTCGATCAGCGGGAAGATGACGAATTTCTCGGCAGTTGGGACCCGCGTGGACGCTGGGGCGGATACGGCGGTCGCGTGTACTCGACCTCGATGTCGATTCTCTGTCTCGAGGGAACGTACCGCTTCATGCCGCTTTACAAATCACGCCCGGAACCAGTTCCGCTGCCATTGCCTTCCGAATGA
- a CDS encoding ExbD/TolR family protein — translation MPLKTESVEEPSLNLTPMIDIVFLLIIFFMVGTQFADDNLTMFDIELAATRTEATALTPGPDPVRIAIRQDGVLLVNQKVVTLEELEQLLAAKKQNYAEQAVVIGGESDTNLQRVVDIIDVCKRLKIKRFTLAARTLSSSGNP, via the coding sequence ATGCCCCTGAAAACCGAGTCGGTCGAAGAACCGTCGCTGAATTTGACGCCGATGATCGACATTGTGTTCCTGTTAATCATTTTCTTCATGGTCGGCACACAATTCGCTGATGATAATCTGACCATGTTCGACATCGAACTGGCTGCGACTCGAACGGAAGCGACTGCGTTGACCCCGGGGCCTGATCCGGTGCGAATTGCGATTCGCCAAGATGGTGTGCTCCTAGTGAATCAAAAAGTGGTGACATTGGAAGAGCTTGAGCAATTGCTCGCCGCGAAGAAACAGAATTACGCTGAGCAAGCTGTTGTCATCGGCGGTGAGTCGGATACGAATTTGCAACGAGTTGTGGACATTATCGATGTGTGTAAACGTCTCAAGATCAAACGATTTACGTTGGCGGCTCGTACGTTGAGTTCGTCGGGGAATCCGTAG
- the epmA gene encoding EF-P lysine aminoacylase EpmA: MTSNDFRPTAKLETLRRRAELLKSIRAAFHDAGYWEVETPILSHDTVVDAHLDPFVTHGTDATKAKPIFLQTSPEFAMKRLLAAGAEAIFQIGKVFRQGESGRLHNPEFTMIEWYQVGDDHHRQMDFTESLLRKVSPTLVGITEIERLTYDEAFERFTGQRVLSCEVSELREIADRHSSSAPSTFGNDRDEWLNFLLAELVEPHLGQEKPCFLYDYPASQAALAKIRSDSPPVAERFELYIRGVEICNGYNELIDPVELRRRIGRENEIRMANGKAALPTSNRLLDAMESGLPASSGVALGFDRLLLLLENSEDIADVIAFPFDRA, from the coding sequence ATGACCTCAAACGATTTCCGTCCGACCGCAAAATTGGAGACGCTCCGCCGGCGTGCGGAGTTGTTGAAGTCGATTCGAGCGGCGTTTCACGACGCGGGATACTGGGAAGTCGAAACGCCCATTCTCTCGCATGACACAGTCGTTGATGCTCATCTCGATCCGTTTGTGACGCATGGCACAGACGCCACCAAGGCGAAACCAATCTTCCTGCAAACCTCGCCTGAATTCGCTATGAAACGGCTGCTCGCCGCCGGAGCGGAAGCGATTTTTCAGATCGGCAAAGTCTTCCGACAGGGAGAATCCGGACGGCTTCACAATCCCGAATTCACGATGATCGAGTGGTATCAGGTCGGCGACGATCACCATCGGCAAATGGATTTCACTGAGAGTCTACTTCGGAAAGTTTCCCCAACACTCGTCGGCATCACCGAAATTGAACGCCTGACGTATGACGAAGCGTTTGAGCGGTTCACGGGACAGCGGGTTTTGAGCTGTGAGGTGTCAGAGCTTCGCGAGATAGCGGACCGGCATTCGTCATCGGCACCGAGCACTTTTGGAAACGATCGCGATGAGTGGCTGAATTTTCTGTTGGCGGAGTTGGTGGAGCCACATCTCGGTCAAGAAAAACCATGCTTCTTGTACGATTACCCGGCCAGTCAGGCAGCGTTGGCGAAAATTCGGTCCGACTCGCCGCCGGTGGCCGAGCGGTTCGAATTGTACATTCGCGGGGTCGAGATTTGTAACGGATACAATGAACTCATCGATCCCGTGGAATTGCGTCGAAGAATCGGTCGGGAGAATGAAATCCGAATGGCCAACGGAAAGGCCGCGTTGCCGACTTCGAATCGTCTCCTCGATGCAATGGAGTCAGGCTTGCCGGCAAGTTCAGGAGTGGCGTTGGGATTTGATCGGCTTTTGCTCTTGCTGGAAAACAGCGAGGACATCGCCGATGTCATTGCGTTTCCGTTCGATCGGGCGTAA